From Pseudomonas sp. stari2:
GCTCCTGCAGCAAAGTGGAAGAGGCGGCGCGTGATTCGATCAACAGCGCGCAGGCATTGTTCGACAGCTGCTGTACGAAATCCGGCATGCCGGGTTTGTTCTGCACCGAACGCAGACTGCGGCGGTCGAGCAGTTCCACGGCGGATACCGGTTGGCTTTTCAGCACGGTGACGGCGTTGCAGCAGGTTTCCACGTCGGGGAACACGATCAGCGCCGAGGCCTTGTTCGGGTGGTCGATCACCGTGTCGTAGGTCACCGCGCTGATGAAACCGAGGGTGCCTTCGGAGCCCACCAGCAAATGACTCAAGATATCCACAGGCTCATCGAAATCCACCAGGGCATTGAGCGAAAGGCCGGTGGTATTTTTCAGACGGTATTTGTGGCGAATTCGTGCGGCCAGTTCGGCATTGGCGCGGGTCTCGCGGCCCAGTGTTGCCAAGCGTTCCAGCAACTCACCGTGACTTGCGCGAAACGCCGCGACGCTGGCGGCGTCTTCTGTGTCGAGTCGGGTTCCGTCGGCGAGCACCAGACGAATCCCGGCCAGCGTGTGATAGGTATTTTGCGCGGTGCCGCAGCACATGCCGCTGGCGTTGTTGGCGACGATGCCGCCGATCTTGCAGGCGTTGATCGACGCCGGATCCGGACCGATCTTGCGCCCGAATGGGGCGAGCCACGCGTTGGCCTGGGCGCCGATCACGCCCGGTTGCAGGCGGATTTGCGTGCCTTTGCTGCGAATCTCACGAGCATTCCAGTTATCCCCAAGCACGATCAGCACCGAATCGCTGATTGCCTGGCCAGACAGGCTGGTGCCGGCGGCGCGGAAGGTCACCGGGACCTGATCGCGCTGGGCCAGTTTCAGCAGCGCCACCACTTCGTCTTCGGACTCGACGCGGATCACCAGCTGCGGAATCAGCCGGTAGAAACTGGCATCGGTGCCGAAGGCCAGTGTCGACAAAGGATCATCGAAACGCCGTTCGGCCGGAATCAGTTGCTGCGCGTCGCGCAGGAAAGTCGCCGGTAAGGTCATTGGTCCTCCAGGATCAACACCACCAGGTCTTTCGGGCCGTGGGCGCCGTAGGCCAGCACTTGTTCGATGTCGGCGGTTTTCGACGGGCCGGACACCAGTAACGCGTTGGTCGGCATGCCTTGGGCCCACTCGAATTCCTGCTGCACCTGATAGAAGTTGTCGCGGATCTGGCTGGCCTTGAGCAGGGCGAAATGCACCGACGGCACCAGGCTCATCAGCCGTGGCTCTTCGCGGGTCGGCCAGAGAATCAGGCTGCCGGTGGCAGCGATGGCGCCGAGGGTGCCGGTGAGGCTGGCCGGGGTGTCGTTGAACAGCTCCGCTTTCCACTCTTCCATCGGCCGGTCGTAGGATTTCAGCGCCGGCAGATCAGGATTATTCGCCCAGTGTTGTGTGATGCGCTGCCCGTGAGGCGTAGTCGGTGCGATCAACAGGCTCGGCAACTGACGGTCGCGCAGCAATTGCGCCAGCAGCGCCGGCCATGCATCAGCGGACGTCAGATGGATTTCGGTGTGCACCGCTTCCATCAGTTTGCACAGTTGCGGGATGCGCTGTTCGGCACTGTAGGTGTAGGGCTGGGTCACCAGATCGGCGTCGAAGTTGTCGGTAATCGGTGTGGTGCCGGTCAGACTTTTCCGTAACTTGTCGAGGATGTTTTGTTTGGCGCTCATCAACGATCTCCTTGTTTGGCCAGATGCTCGCGAGCCATGTCATGCAATGAGCGGGCGGCGGGTTTCGGAGCGCTGTGGTTCTGCGTCCACGGGCCGACATTGTTCGGCGCCAGGGCGCGCAGGCGCGTGGCGAAAAACGCAAACAGCCGATACAAGGTCGGCGAGCTGTTGAGCTTCGCCCAGGCGTTCCAGATAAAGCGTTCCTTGCGCGAATACTTGCTGCCCTGGCCGCGCATCACTTGATGAGGACTGTCGGGGGCTTTGACGTTCTCTTCGCGTAGGCGGCGCAGCAGTGCGGGGATAGGAATTTTTACCGGGCACACTTCACCGCAGGCGCCGCACAACGAAGAGGCGCTCGGGTGATCCGGGACTTTCGCCAGGCCGACCATGTGCGGGGTGATGATTTTGCCGATCGGGCCGGGGTAGACCTCGCCGTAGGTGTGGCCGCCAACGCGGGTGTAGACCGGGCAATGATTCATGCAGGCGCCGCAGCGGATGCAGTTCAACGTCTGACGCAGTTCACTGTCGGCGAAGGCCTGGCTGCGACCGTTGTCGAGCAGTACCAGATGCACTTCCTGCGGGCCGTCGAGTTCATGCTCCTTGCGCGGGCCGGAGATCATATTGACGTAGGTGGTGATCGGAATGCCCAGCGCCGAGCGGGTCAGCAGCGACAGCAGCGGCACCACGTCGCGCAGGTTTTCCACAACCTTTTCGATGCCGGTGACGGCGATGTGCACTGGCGGCACGGTGGTGGTCATGCGGCCATTGCCTTCGTTTTCCACCAGCAGCAGGGTGCCGGTCTCGGCCACGGCGAAGTTGACACCGGAGACGCCGATATCCGCTTCGAAAAATTTCTGCCGCAGGACCCTGCGACCGATCTGAATGAGTTGGTCAACGTCCTTGGTGTATTCCACGCCAAGTTTGTCGTGGAACAAGGACGCGACCTGACCGGCATTCTTGTGGATTGCCGGCATGATTATGTGAGAAGGCTTCTCGTGGTCGAGCTGGACGATGTACTCCCCCATGTCGGACTCCAGACATTCAATGTCCCGAGCCTCGAGGAAATGGTTCATCTCCATCTCTTCGCTGACCATCGATTTGCCCTTGATCACTTGCCGCGCCTCGTGAGCGCGGATGATCGAAAGGACGATGCCATTGGCCTCGTCCACCGTTTCCGCCCAGTGCACTGTCACACCGTTGCGGGTCAGGTTCTGTTCCAGTTGCTCGAGCAGGTCGGGCAACTTGGAGAGCGCGCGGGCACGGATCGCATTGCCCAGCTCACGCAGGTGTTCTCTTTCGTGGGCATCGCTGAAAGCCGCTGCCCGCTTGGTCATCAGTGAATCCATCGCGGTGCGGAAGTTGTTCCGCAACTGCTGGTCGCCCAGGGCGTTGTGCGCCCGGGTGCGGAAATCTTCTTCTACGGCAACCGTAGGAATAATCGTGGAAGTGCTCATCGGGCACCTCCGGTTCGTTGCCAGAGGAAACTTGCCAGGTGTTGCCCGCGCAGCGCTTCCTTCTGTTTTTCCAGCGAGCCGTTGATGTTCATCAAACAGCCGCAATCGGCACTGAGCACCTGATGCGCGCCGGACTCCTTCAACGCCCGGGTCTTGTCAGCCACCATCGCGCCGGAAATGTCTGGCATACGGACGCTGAATGTCCCACCGAAGCCACAGCATTCGCTTTCGTGATCGTGATTGACCCGTTCTACGTTGCTCAACTGCGCCAACAACTCGCGGCCGTGCAGGTGGGTGTTCATTTCCCGTCGCGCCGAACACGAAGTGTGCAGCGCCACTTTGACCGGCTCGCCGCTGTCCTTGAGCTGCACCTTGCAGACGAACAGCAGGAACTCGGCCAGCTCATAGGTGCGGGCCGCGAGGGCCTGAACCTGTTTCAACGTTTCCGGCTCGTCCTTGAACAAGTCGGCGTAATGCTCACGGATCATTCCCGCGCAGGAACCTGACGGCACCACCACCGGATAATCGCCGGCAAACAGCGCCAGTTGCGAGCGCGCCACTGTCCGCGCCTGCTCGGTGTAACCCGAGGTGTAGGCCGGTTGTCCGCAGCAACTCTGCCCTTGCGGGTAGTCGACCCGAATGCCTTCGCGTTCCAGCAAGTGGATCGCGTCCATCCCGGCTTCGGGATAAAACAGGTCGACCACGCAGGTGCCGAACAGGTAGACCCGCGACGGTTTCTCGTTGGGGTATTGCCGGGGTTCGGGCAGTGGCGGTGCGACGCGAGTGGCGTTGGGCACCGCGTTGTAAAAAAGCTCGCTCATCAGGCGTGTCTCCGGGTGGGCCCGGTTATCCGTCTGTGAGGCTGCCGAATATAGAGCGTGTTGCTTTCAGCAGCCTTACAGACCGGGTCGTGAATTGCTGACGCCGGAATCACGAACCGGCGTCGGTTATTTCCATGCTTCTTGTAGTCTTTTTGTCGTTATCAGTGCACCAGCATGCCGGTGAACCAGTAGGCCTGAGCCAGGGTGATCAGGCCGACAATCGTTGCAAAGAATAGGCTGTGCTTGAGGGTGAAGCGGAACAGGTCGGATTCCTTGCCGACCAGCCCGGTCGCGGCGCAGGCCACGGCAATCGACTGTGGCGAAATCATCTTGCCGGTCACGCCGCCGCTGGTATTGGCCGCCACCAGCAAGGTGTCGTTGACGCCGATCTGGTGCGCGGTGGTCGCTTGCAGCGAACTGAACAGCGCGTTGGACGAGGTATCGGAACCGGTGAGGAACACGCCCAGCCAACCGAGGAACGGCGAGAAGAACGGGAACGCTGCGCCGGTCGCTGCCAGTACCAGAGCCATGGTCGAAGACATGCCGGAGTAGTTGGTGACGAAGGCAAACGCCAGCACCATGCCGATCGACAGAATTGGCCAGCGCAGTTCGTAGAAGGTCTCTTTCAAAGTGGTCAGACCAGTTTTGAAATTGATCTTCAGAATGACCATCGAGATCAGCGCGGAGAAGAAAATCGCCGTGCCGGTGGCGGAAATCGGGTCGAGTTTGAACACCGCCGGAATGGCTGTCGGCGTCGCGACGATCGGTGCGGTCTTGATCACCAGTTGATCCAGGTGTGGGATCGCGAAGTTGAACACCCAGGCGTACATCGAGCCGCCAGCGGCGAACATCGCCTTGAACGGTTTGAGGGTCCAGATGGTGACCAGTACGGTGAGGATCAGGAACGGCGACCACGCCTTGAAGATTTCCCCAAGGCTGTAGGGGGATTCGATGGTGGTGCGTTTCTGGCCGAAACCGCCGACGCTGGCGGTGACTGCGACGTTCGACGTCGCACCGGCGATTTGTGCGCCCGCAGTGCGTTTTGGCTGCCAGACTTTCAGGAACAGGGTCAGCGCGATCAGGCTGGCCAGGGCCGAGGTGATGTCCGGCAGTTCCGGGCCGATGAAGTTCGACGTGAAGTATTGGGTCACGGCGAAGCTCAGGCCGGCAACCAGTGCGGCTGGCCAGGTTTCACGCACGCCGCGCAGACCGTCCATCATGAACACCAGCCAGAACGGCACGAACAGCGACAGCAGCGGCAGTTGGCGGCCGGTCATGGCGCCAATCTTGAACGCGTCGATACCGGTGACCTGCCCGGCGACGATGATCGGAATCCCCAAGGCACCGAACGCAACCGGCGCGGTGTTGGCAATCAGGCACAGGCCGGCGGCATACAGCGGGTTGAAGCCCAGTCCTACCAGCAGTGCGGCGGTAATCGCCACTGGTGCGCCGAAACCGGCTGCACCTTCGAGGAACGCACCGAAACAGAAACCGATCAGCAACACCTGCAAGCGCTGGTCATCGGTGATCGAAAGAACCGAACTGCGGATGACTTCGAACTGACCGCTCTTGACCGTCAGTTTGTAGAGGAACACCGCCGCGACAATGATCCAGGCAATCGGCCACAGACCATAGGCGAAACCATAACCCGCAGCGGCGAACGCCATGTCGACGGGCATCTGGAACGCAAAGATCGCCACAAGAATCGCCAGGGCCAGCGTGATGCTGCCGGCGACATGACCTTTGAGGCGGAACACCGCCAGGGCAAGAAAGAAGAAAACGATGGGGATGACGGCCGCGAGTGCGGACACGCCGAGACTGCCGAGCGGGCTGTAGAGCTGTTGCCAGGTTTGCATATGGGGTGGCCCCTAATTGTTGTTGGTCAGGCACTGTCAGCGTTCTTGGTTAATTGGTAAGACCAATTTACAATCGCTGTTGGCTAGGGTAAAAGCCTTGATGTCGGTGTGTCAATTTGCCGCCCTGAAACTTTCGTCGAATCACCGGTGCAGACTCGATCTGATCTGGTCCGGGGCGTTTCATCTGGCAGGTGTCGGCAAGGCGCCGATAGGCCAGAATAGAGAGCCCGGCGAGTGGTCGGGCTCGTGGAGAATTGAGTGATGGGGTTTGATCAGATACGTCAGCGCCGTTTGTCTGACGATATTGTCGAGCGGCTTGAGGGGATGATTCTCGAGGGCACGCTGAAGTCTGGCGAGCGCCTGCCGGCCGAGCGCACATTGGCGGAGCAGTTCGGTGTTTCCCGACCTTCGCTGCGTGAGGCGATCCAGAAGCTGGCGGCCAAGGGGCTTTTGGTCAGCAAGCAGGGCGGCGGCAATTACGTGGTGGAAAGCCTGGGCTCGACCTTCAGCGATCCATTGCTGCAATTGCTGGAAAGTAATCCCGAGGCCCAGCGCGATCTGCTGGAGTTTCGCCACACGCTGGAGGCATCGTGCGCCTATTACGCGGCATTACGCGCCACAGACGTGGATCGCGAACGGCTGACCGCAGCGTTTGAAGAATTACAGGACTGCTATTCGCGCCATGACGAAGTGAGTCGGGCCGAGGAGGGCGCGGCGGACGCGAAATTCCACTTGGCCATCGCCGAGGCCAGCCACAACGCTGTGTTGCTGCACACTATTCGCGGGCTGTTCGACCTGCTCAAGCGCAACGTGGTTACCAACATCGGCGGTATGTACAAGCAGCGCACGGAAACCCGCGACATGCTGATCACGCAGCATCGGGAGCTGTATCAGGCGATTATCGAGGGGCGTGCAGAGCAGGCGCGAGAGGTTTCCAGCCGACACATTCTGTATGTGCAGGAAGTGCTGGAAGAAGTGCGTCAGGAAGTACAGCGCATGGCTCGGGCCGAGCGGCGCAAAGGGATGTAAGCATGACCGTTCCCGAGCCGAGCGCGGGAACGGTCATTCAGGCAGAAGAATCAGTCTTCCTTGCCCTTGTTGCGCACCGCACGCTGCAGCTCGCGACCAGCATCGCGCTCGCGTTCGGTGTCACGCTTGTCGTATTCCTTCTTGCCCTTGCCCAGAGCGATTTCGCACTTGACCATGTGCTTGCTCCAGTACCAGGACAGGCATACGCAGGCGTAACCCTTCTGCTGCACGGCGGCGGCCAGCTTGTCCAGCTCGCGCCGGTTGAGCAGCAGCTTGCGGGTGCGGACCGGGTCGGCGATGACGTGGGTGCTGGCAGTCATCAACGGCGTGATGTGACTGCCGAGCAGCCAGGCTTCGCCGTCCTTGAGCAGGACGTAACTGTCGACCAGTTGCAGCTTGCTTGCCCGCAGACTTTTTACTTCCCAGCCGGCCAGGACCAGACCAGCCTCGAACTTGTGCTCGATGAAGTAATCGTGTCGCGCCTTTTTGTTCTGCGCGATGGTCCCTGTTGGGTGTTTCTTCTGTTTAGCCATAGGGGCGGCATTATATGGAGATAAACGGCTGTCGGCTACGGTGATGCTGCGTGCTTGAGCAGGTTGAGTGAATCCCGGACAATGCGGCCTCTTTTTCTAACGCTTGGGCGTGATAAACGATGTCGACAGACAAGGTTTCTGTCCACGGCAGTTGGGCTAGCCGCTGGGTTTTCATATTCGCCGCGACCGGTTCGGCCGTGGGACTGGGCAGCATCTGGAAGTTCCCCTACATGGTCGGGGTCTACGGTGGCGGCGCCTTTGTGCTGATGTTTCTGGCCTGCATCGCACTGATCGGCATTCCGGTGATGCTCGCGGAAACCCTGATCGGCCGGCGTGCTCGTCAGAGTCCGGCCAACGCCCTAAAGGTGCTGGCGCGGGAGGCCGGGCATTCGGGCAAATGGTCGTGGGGCGCGTTCGCCGGGATGATCACGGCGTTGTTGATCCTGTCTTTCTACAGTGTGGTCGGCGGCTGGTCGCTGGATTACATCATTGATATGGGGCGTGGGGATTTCCAGGGGGCGACGGCTGATCAGGTCGGTGCCTATTTCGGCAATGTCATCGCCGACCCGTGGCGCATCACGCTGTGGCACACGGTTTTCATGCTGTTGTCGGCGGTGGTGATCGCCAAAGGCGTGGTCGCCGGGCTTGAGCGCAGCCTGCGGATCATGATGCCGCTGTTGTTTGTGATGGTCCTCGTTCTGCTGGGCTACAGCATGACCACCGGGCATTTCATGGAAGGCGTGCATTTCATGTTCGACTTCCATCCGGAAAAAGTCCTGGATGGCTTGTTGCCGGCGATGGGGCACGCATTCTTCTCCCTGAGCGTGGGCGTGGGCTCGATCATGATCTATGGCGCCTACATGACCAAGGAAGCCTCGCTTTCCGGCACCGTCGTGGGTGTGGCGCTGCTCGACACCTTCGTTTCGCTGGTGGCCGGTCTGGCATTGTTTCCGATTGTGTTCGCCGGCGGTTTGAACCCGAGTGAAGGTCCTGGGCTGATGTTCGTCAGCCTGCCATTTGCGTTCGGTAACGTGCTGTTCGGCCAGTTGATGGGCGTGGTGTTCTTCGTTCTGGTGGCGATCGCTGCCTGGAGTTCGGCGATTTCCCTGCTGGAGCCAATGGTCGCCTATCTGGTCGAGCGGACTAAAATCAGTCGTGCATGGGTGACATTCTGGTTGGCGTTCACCTGCTGGTTTGTCGGCCTGGGCACGGTGTTTTCCTTCAATATCTGGAAGGAAGCGAAATTTTTCGTGAACGAAGGCGGGATGTTCCATCTCTACCAATGGGGTGCCG
This genomic window contains:
- a CDS encoding lactate utilization protein C, which produces MSAKQNILDKLRKSLTGTTPITDNFDADLVTQPYTYSAEQRIPQLCKLMEAVHTEIHLTSADAWPALLAQLLRDRQLPSLLIAPTTPHGQRITQHWANNPDLPALKSYDRPMEEWKAELFNDTPASLTGTLGAIAATGSLILWPTREEPRLMSLVPSVHFALLKASQIRDNFYQVQQEFEWAQGMPTNALLVSGPSKTADIEQVLAYGAHGPKDLVVLILEDQ
- a CDS encoding LutB/LldF family L-lactate oxidation iron-sulfur protein — encoded protein: MSTSTIIPTVAVEEDFRTRAHNALGDQQLRNNFRTAMDSLMTKRAAAFSDAHEREHLRELGNAIRARALSKLPDLLEQLEQNLTRNGVTVHWAETVDEANGIVLSIIRAHEARQVIKGKSMVSEEMEMNHFLEARDIECLESDMGEYIVQLDHEKPSHIIMPAIHKNAGQVASLFHDKLGVEYTKDVDQLIQIGRRVLRQKFFEADIGVSGVNFAVAETGTLLLVENEGNGRMTTTVPPVHIAVTGIEKVVENLRDVVPLLSLLTRSALGIPITTYVNMISGPRKEHELDGPQEVHLVLLDNGRSQAFADSELRQTLNCIRCGACMNHCPVYTRVGGHTYGEVYPGPIGKIITPHMVGLAKVPDHPSASSLCGACGEVCPVKIPIPALLRRLREENVKAPDSPHQVMRGQGSKYSRKERFIWNAWAKLNSSPTLYRLFAFFATRLRALAPNNVGPWTQNHSAPKPAARSLHDMAREHLAKQGDR
- a CDS encoding (Fe-S)-binding protein — encoded protein: MSELFYNAVPNATRVAPPLPEPRQYPNEKPSRVYLFGTCVVDLFYPEAGMDAIHLLEREGIRVDYPQGQSCCGQPAYTSGYTEQARTVARSQLALFAGDYPVVVPSGSCAGMIREHYADLFKDEPETLKQVQALAARTYELAEFLLFVCKVQLKDSGEPVKVALHTSCSARREMNTHLHGRELLAQLSNVERVNHDHESECCGFGGTFSVRMPDISGAMVADKTRALKESGAHQVLSADCGCLMNINGSLEKQKEALRGQHLASFLWQRTGGAR
- a CDS encoding lactate permease LctP family transporter codes for the protein MQTWQQLYSPLGSLGVSALAAVIPIVFFFLALAVFRLKGHVAGSITLALAILVAIFAFQMPVDMAFAAAGYGFAYGLWPIAWIIVAAVFLYKLTVKSGQFEVIRSSVLSITDDQRLQVLLIGFCFGAFLEGAAGFGAPVAITAALLVGLGFNPLYAAGLCLIANTAPVAFGALGIPIIVAGQVTGIDAFKIGAMTGRQLPLLSLFVPFWLVFMMDGLRGVRETWPAALVAGLSFAVTQYFTSNFIGPELPDITSALASLIALTLFLKVWQPKRTAGAQIAGATSNVAVTASVGGFGQKRTTIESPYSLGEIFKAWSPFLILTVLVTIWTLKPFKAMFAAGGSMYAWVFNFAIPHLDQLVIKTAPIVATPTAIPAVFKLDPISATGTAIFFSALISMVILKINFKTGLTTLKETFYELRWPILSIGMVLAFAFVTNYSGMSSTMALVLAATGAAFPFFSPFLGWLGVFLTGSDTSSNALFSSLQATTAHQIGVNDTLLVAANTSGGVTGKMISPQSIAVACAATGLVGKESDLFRFTLKHSLFFATIVGLITLAQAYWFTGMLVH
- a CDS encoding FCD domain-containing protein codes for the protein MGFDQIRQRRLSDDIVERLEGMILEGTLKSGERLPAERTLAEQFGVSRPSLREAIQKLAAKGLLVSKQGGGNYVVESLGSTFSDPLLQLLESNPEAQRDLLEFRHTLEASCAYYAALRATDVDRERLTAAFEELQDCYSRHDEVSRAEEGAADAKFHLAIAEASHNAVLLHTIRGLFDLLKRNVVTNIGGMYKQRTETRDMLITQHRELYQAIIEGRAEQAREVSSRHILYVQEVLEEVRQEVQRMARAERRKGM
- the smpB gene encoding SsrA-binding protein SmpB; this encodes MAKQKKHPTGTIAQNKKARHDYFIEHKFEAGLVLAGWEVKSLRASKLQLVDSYVLLKDGEAWLLGSHITPLMTASTHVIADPVRTRKLLLNRRELDKLAAAVQQKGYACVCLSWYWSKHMVKCEIALGKGKKEYDKRDTERERDAGRELQRAVRNKGKED
- a CDS encoding sodium-dependent transporter, which gives rise to MSTDKVSVHGSWASRWVFIFAATGSAVGLGSIWKFPYMVGVYGGGAFVLMFLACIALIGIPVMLAETLIGRRARQSPANALKVLAREAGHSGKWSWGAFAGMITALLILSFYSVVGGWSLDYIIDMGRGDFQGATADQVGAYFGNVIADPWRITLWHTVFMLLSAVVIAKGVVAGLERSLRIMMPLLFVMVLVLLGYSMTTGHFMEGVHFMFDFHPEKVLDGLLPAMGHAFFSLSVGVGSIMIYGAYMTKEASLSGTVVGVALLDTFVSLVAGLALFPIVFAGGLNPSEGPGLMFVSLPFAFGNVLFGQLMGVVFFVLVAIAAWSSAISLLEPMVAYLVERTKISRAWVTFWLAFTCWFVGLGTVFSFNIWKEAKFFVNEGGMFHLYQWGAAGGLDFFGVIDFFTSRIMLPLGGLCFVLFAGWVMGREAVRDELSIRSPALFTLSLFLMRYVAPIGILVVFATQLWK